In Leptotrichia sp. oral taxon 221, the DNA window ATTCTTCGTATCGACACCATTTGAAATTACCCGTATTTCCTTATCTTTTCTCAAATACTTCGTTTTAATTAAATTTTTTGTATACTCGCTCGGAGAAATCAAATAATCTGCACTATTGTATAATATTTTTGTCCAAAATTTTATAATCGGTGCAATTTGATTACTAAATTTCACACTTCCTCTAAAATCTTCGTAAGTTGTATGCGTGTGGTAAATTACTGGTATCCCTCTTTTTTTCGCTTGTCGCAACACTTGAAAAGATTTTAATCCAATCGTATTTATATGCGCTAAATCATAATCATCTTTTTCATCCAAAGTAAATTCAACATTATTTGCTCCAAGGGCTTCTTTTTGATGATTTAGGGCTTGCCCAACGCCGGATTTGCTGAATAAATTTTTCCCCTCTGAAAATAGTAAAACTTTCATCTACATCATACTCCTCTATCGTTTTTTTATATACTGCTTCCACCCTTTCACCAAATTTTTCAGATGTATAATCTTGTGAAACTTTAAAAGCATTTTTTATTATTTTATCTTTAAATTCTTTATCTTCTTTCAATTTTTTTAAATTAGCAATAAATTCTTCCTCATTTTTATAAACAAGTCCTGCTTCATTTTTTACTAATAAGTCTTCCAAATTCAAATCATATCTCGCATTAACAGGCACTTCTGCCGCCATCGCCTCAACAAAAGTCAATCCTTGTGTTTCAGAAATACTCGCATTCAAAAATACATCTCCAATTTGATAGTAAATCGGAACATTCTCGTGCGGAACCTCTCCAACAAAAATCACTCTATCCAAAATTCCCAAACTTTCAGCCTGTTCCTTCAATTTATCCCCAATATCTCCAAAACTTTTCCCAACAATCATAAATTTATAATTAGGATCATCAATTTTTGCAAACATCTCAATCAATAAATCAATACTTTTTTCTTCAGCCACTCTTCCAATGTAAACACACAAAAAGTCAGTGTCTTTTATTTTATAATTTTCCTTGATAAACTCTCTATCTTCATCTGTATAATTTTCTCGATAAAATTTCTTAATATCAAGTCCCGTTGGAATGACATTCATTTCCTTTTCAACATCATACGAATACAAAATATCTTCAACTTTTCTTGTTGGAACAATCAAAGCGTTACATTTATCACAATAAAATTTACTTATCGCAGCTGCAATTTTTTTTGCTTGAGCTACCATATGTCCTCTAAAAATGTAGTGTGTATAGTATTCATACAACGTGTGATA includes these proteins:
- a CDS encoding glycosyltransferase produces the protein MRVGIFTDTYRPQVNGVVSSITTLEQQLRKRGHKVYIITTTDPDAPTVEPNVLRIPSVEFKPAPQYRLGLMYSPKIVKKIKKLELDIIHSQTEWGVGTFSRFVATKLHIPLVHTYHTLYEYYTHYIFRGHMVAQAKKIAAAISKFYCDKCNALIVPTRKVEDILYSYDVEKEMNVIPTGLDIKKFYRENYTDEDREFIKENYKIKDTDFLCVYIGRVAEEKSIDLLIEMFAKIDDPNYKFMIVGKSFGDIGDKLKEQAESLGILDRVIFVGEVPHENVPIYYQIGDVFLNASISETQGLTFVEAMAAEVPVNARYDLNLEDLLVKNEAGLVYKNEEEFIANLKKLKEDKEFKDKIIKNAFKVSQDYTSEKFGERVEAVYKKTIEEYDVDESFTIFRGEKFIQQIRRWASPKSSKRSPWSK